Genomic segment of Bacteroidota bacterium:
TGATAATAATCATTCAGGCATTGCCATACTTCTTTAGTGATATGGTCCTGCACGGCTCTTGCATTTTCCCTCGCACGGGTTACATTATTAATAACAGAAGCCCTGTTGTTGCGGTCGAGCAGCATGTGCTCAATTACTTTTGAAGAATTGTCTTCAAAAATGATCGTTTCTTCAGCAGGCAAGTCACTATAAGCATGTAATACCTGGCTCCATGTAAAATCTTTTACTTCATCCTGCGACGATACATAATTAGTACGCAACAAACGAAGTACCCCATTCGTTCGTTCCATATAGCGGGCCATCCAGAAAACAGAATCAGCAACGCGGCTTAACATTTTAAAATAGCATTTGTTTTTGTGCAAGCTTTGAGCTTATAGCTTTGAGCTATGAGCCGGTCATGCATTTTTAAGATTTATTAAGTTTATTCATAAAGCTCATAATCATTTTTTCTTCTTCATCCAGCATTTGTAAACCCTGCGATAGTAAACCTTGGTCACCAAAGTTTAAAGCTTTTGCAATCAGAAACTGTGTTTCCAGCTCAAATGATGAGCCCAATGAAATTTCAACAAACCTCGAATAATCTTTTTCGCTGGTTCTGCTGCTTCCTTCTGCAATGTTTGAAGGAATTGAAACGGCTGCTTTTGTAATTTGTTGAGACAAGGCATATCTTTCACTTTTTGGAAAAGTATCAACAAGCTTATAACTTGTTACAGCAATGTCAAACCCTTTCTGCCAGATTTTTAGTTCTTTAAAATTTCTCATATGGTCAAGTTTTGATTTTGCTTTTTTTGCTCAAAGCTCATTGCTCAAAGCTTTACTTGCTTAACACCCATGTATCCTTACTTCCTCCACCCTGAGATGAATTCACAACCAGCGAACCTTCTTTCAATGCAACTCTTGTTAATCCGCCGGGAACAATATCAATTCCATCCGGCCCATACAATGCATAAGGTCTTAAGTCAACACGCCTTGGTTGCAACACGCCATTTATATAACACGGAGATGATGATAAGCTGATGATCGGTTGTGCAATAAAGCCTCTTGGTTCGTCTTCAATTGCTTTTTTAAACTCATCCATTTGCTCTTCTGTTGCGGCATTACCGATCAACATACCATATCCACCCGATTCATTGGTTCGCTTGATCACCATATTATTCATATTATCAAAAACCAGTTTCCTGTTTTCAGGAATACCTAATTGATAAGTTGGAACATTTTTTAATATCGGTTCTTCATTGAGGTAATATCTTATCATTGCAGGCACATATACATATACAGCTTTATCATCGGCCACGCCATTACCCATGGCATTTACAATAGCTACATTGCCTTTTCTATATGCACCATAAATACCCGGTACACCCAGCATACTGTCTGCACGGAAAACTAACGGATCAATAAATTCATCATCTACTCTCCGGTAAATAACATCCACTTGTTTCAAACCTGTTGTTGTTTTCATATACACACGAT
This window contains:
- a CDS encoding four helix bundle protein is translated as MRNFKELKIWQKGFDIAVTSYKLVDTFPKSERYALSQQITKAAVSIPSNIAEGSSRTSEKDYSRFVEISLGSSFELETQFLIAKALNFGDQGLLSQGLQMLDEEEKMIMSFMNKLNKS